A stretch of DNA from Vibrio rhizosphaerae:
ACGGAAAGGCGATACTGCGGCCTTTCCGTTGTGGTGTGCGGTACTTTTGGACTCAATCACGTTGTGAACGACGACTTTGGGCAAATTGTCATCTTCGATTAAGTCCATTTCACCACCCAGATTTCACCACCAAGCTGAATGAGGACTTGGACTAGTGGTGTGTTGGCAGCTGCATTGCTGTATCGATCTCTGAATCCAGAATTAAAGGCACAGATTTAACTTCAACGGTTTGTCCCCAAAAGTCAGTGACACGGAAGTCATAAGGACCAACACCAAAGCCATCGTTTTTGAGGAAATAGTTGTAAGGTTTGCGTTCTAGTGGCGTGTAGTCATTGCCTGAGCCGGAAATGCGATACGCGACGGCTGTGATAGGGTATTTGTGATCACGCACTTGGATCGCGGTCCACCATTGACTCGAGCCGCCTTTAAAGTGCAGCTTCATGTTACCTGCGCGTTCATTTTCAACGTACTTCCATGAAATTGGAATTCGGCCCGCTTGCAGCGGGGAAATTTCAGCAAAGGCATCCTGATCCAGATCGACATCGCCTTTCTTACATTCAGGACACTGATCATCAATGCGTACGGTGACGGTTTGGTTGGTATTCAGGTTGGTGACTTCAATGACGGCACCACAGGCAGCAGAACCGTTATAGTCAACCGCATTCATCGCTGCGGTATAGATGCTGTCATCCGGTTTGGGGAAGCTACAATTACCGCCACCGCCGTAACCATAGAAGGTACCTTCCCCCGTATGGGTCGATGTATCTGCAAAACTGGAACCGCAGAGTACAACGCCCATGATAAACAATAGATTAGATGTTTTTTGCATAAAAGCCTCACTGTACGTTGAATAAACACAAGTAAATCTTGGTTACAAGAAATCAGTTAAGCATTCTAATGCATATTTAAGACATAAATGTGTCGCTGCGGTCAATTATTCTGAAAAATAATGCCTGTGATCAACGGATCATTGTGCGACATATTTCCGGGAGACCATGTTATACCGGATGTATGATTAACTTTATAGGTTGGTCATATTGATCGTGTCTGTACGATGGGAAGGAATCCAGATGAATCTGAAACATGATTTTGAGTTATTCGCTGCTTACAACCAACGCATGAATATACAAATCTATCAAGCTGCGCAACGACTTTCGGCAACAGAAGTGCAGCGAGATCGGGGAGCTTTCTTTGGCTCTATTATTGGGACGCTGAATCATATATGTGTTGCTGATATTCTCTGGTTGCAACGTTTTGCGACGCATCCGTCTTGCATCAGTGTACTGCGAGCGGTGGCAGATTTGCCCCGTCCGACTGGCCTTGATCAGATTCTCTTTGAGGATTTGGGCCATTTATCTGAACGGCGAATCTGGTTAGATCAGCAGATCATCAACTGGATAAGTGAATTGAATGATAAAGACTTGGTCTCTGCACTCTCTTATTCCAACAGCAAAGGGATTGCTGCAAATAAACGTTTCTCAAGTTTGATATGTCACTTTTTTAATCATCAGACACACCATCGGGGGCAGGTCTCGACGCTACTGTCACAAGCCGGTGTGGACATTGGTGTCACCGATTTATTGGTTCAAATCCCAGAAGAGATTTAAGTCTCGTTTGTGAGTGCTATGTGACGTCTTATCATGCTCATTCGTGGTGACCCGCACCTAGAAAACTGTGGCTCCGTTAGCTACCGTCATGGCATAAAAGTATAAAATCAGGTCAGATTTTCATAATCTTTTTGCTGTTGACTGGCTTACGCTAGGAGCATCAGAGAAGTTTGTACCGAAATAATTTTACACAAGGATTCCGTGTTGATGATTATTTTCCGTCCCGCTCAATTGAGTGATATCCAACAAATCGAACGTCTGGCCTATGAAAGCGGCCCGATGGTTTATACCTTGCCTGCACAACGTTCTCATCTGATCAAAAAAGTGGAACAGTCGATTGATTCATTTCGGCAGGCGGTATTCTCTCCCGGGGAGGAGCGTTATTTCTTTGTGCTGGAAGAGACCCTGACCGGGCAAATTCTCGGCACCGGGGCTATCAACGCACTGGCCGGATATCAGGAACCCTTTTATGCGCTGCGGAATGATATTCTGATTCACTCTTCCCGTGAGCTGAAAGTCCATAGCCGTATTCACGCCCTGACCATGACCCATGATCTCAGTGATCACTCTCAGCTGTGCTCTTTTTATATCATTCCGTCTCTCAGAGAGAGTCTCTACCCGGCCTTAATTACGCTGGGGCGACTACTGTTTATGTCGATTCATCCTGAGCGCTTCACGACCGACTGGCTGGCGGTGATTCCGGGGGTGGCCGATGAAAAGGGTCGCGCTCCGTTTTGGGAGCATGTCGGCAGAAAGTTTTTCCGCATCGATTACAACCAGGTGGAATACTACAACGGGACCCGGGACAAAACCTTTATTGCCGAGTTGATGCCGCATCATCCGTTGTATGTGCCTTTGATTCATGAAGAAGCACAAGCGGTGATGGGGCAGGTGCATCCTGATGCGGCATTGCAATGCGGCTTGTTGAGTGGGCAGGGGTTTGAGCCGGATAAATATGTCGAAATTTTTGATGCCGGTCCTATTCTGACGGCAAACCGTAATACCCTTGATATCTGGCAGCATCATAAATTGTGCCGGGTCAAAGTGGTTGAGACGCTCCCTCAGCGACGCAAATATTTAATCGGTATCAGTGATGAGACCGACTTTCGTGCCGTGATGGGAGAAGGCTGGCTGGAAGGTTCGACGCTGTTGCTGATGCCGCAAACGTTGCAGGCATTCGCCGCCAATCCTCACCATAAGATTGAGACCGACAGACAGTTCTGGTGTTTTCCCGTCAGTGACCAGACTGAAACTTGTCTATAGTGAACATAAATCGTGACTGAACGTCGATGATTCGTGAACATAAACCATTCAGGGATAATGAAAATGATGGTGATCCGTCCGGTTGCAAGGAGTGACCGTAAGGCAATAACAGAACTGGCGACGCAAACCGGCGTCGGCTTTACCTCGTTGCAAAATAACGAGAGTCAGCTCAATGATCGGATTGAGCGGATGCGGCGGACCTGGGAGCAACAAGCGCCGCTTGCCGAGCAAGGCTATCTGTTCGTGCTGGAAGATAGCGACAGCGGTAAAGTTGTCGGCATCAGTGGCATTGAAGCGGCGATCGGGCTGAATGAGCCTTGGTATAACTATCGGGTCGGAACGCTGGTTCATGCGTCCAAAGCTTTGGATGTGTATACCCAGATGCCGACGCTATTTCTCAGTAATGACCATACCGGTTATAGCGAGCTATGTACCTTATTTCTCGACCCGGCATACCGTCACAGTAAAAACGGTCATCTGTTATCGAAAAGCCGGCTGCTGTTTATTGCGACATTTCAGGACCGTTTTGCCACAAAATTGATCGCCGAAATGCGGGGGGTCTCTGATCAGGACGGTCATTCCCCGTTCTGGGAGAGTCTGGGCCGTCATTTCTTTGCGATTGATTTTGCCCATGCCGATTATCTGACCGGGGTCGGCCAGAAATCGTTTATTGCCGAACTGATGCCAAAACATCCGCTCTATGTGGATTTCCTCAGCGATGAAGCCAGAGACGTGATTGCTCAGGTTCATCCCAGTACTCTTCCGGCGCGGAAAATTCTTGAAAGTGAAGGGATGCGCTATGAAGGTTATGTGGATATTTTCGATGCCGGTCCGACACTGGAAGCCTACATTGATGACTTACGCGTGGTACGAAAATCTCAAACCCGCGAGGTTCAGGTTTCAGAGACGGAAACCACAGGTCCGGTTCACTGTTTGATCGGCAATCAAAGCTTCACCGACTACCGGGCCATCCTCGGCACGCCGGTGGTGACCGAATCCCATATTTCTCTGACCAGTACGCAGGCACAAGCGCTGCACGTCACCGAAGGTGACACGGTGCGTCTGGCCCCACTTTTTGCACAGGAGAATATCTCATGAGTCAGCCAAGCCTTTATATTCATGGTGTCTGGAGCGACGGACATGGTGACGAGTTTGAAAAACGCAACCCGGCTACAAACGCGGTCATTTGGTCGGCCAAGGCCGCAGCACCGGATGATGTCGAACAGGCCGTTATGGCGGCTCGTCAGGCATTTCCGGTCTGGTCTCAGACCCCGCTGGCAGAGCGTCTCGTATTATTGGAACAGTTTGTTGCACGACTGGATGAGCGTAAAGAAGAGCTGGCTGAGGTGATCGCCCAGGAAACGGGTAAAGTCCGCTGGGAAGCTCTGACCGAAGTGCAGGGGATGATGAATAAAGTTCAGGTGTCGATACAAGCCTACCACGAACGGACCGGTGAAAAAGTCACTGACATTGCCGGCGGAAAAGCAGTACTGCGTCACCGTCCGCACGGGGTACTGGCGGTGTTCGGCCCGTATAATTTTCCCGGTCATCTCCCAAACGGGCATATTGTCCCGGCCCTGATCGCCGGAAATTGTGTGGTGTTTAAGCCGAGTGAGCTGACTCCGTGGACGGCGCAACTGACGCTGGAAATCTGGCACAGTGCCGGTTTACCTGCCGGGGTGATTAATCTGGTTCAAGGCGGCAAAGATACTGGTATTACACTCTCTTCTCACCCGCAAATCGACGGCTTGCTGTTCACCGGCAGTGCCAATACCGGTTATCACCTGCATCGCCAGATGGGCGGACAGCCGGAGAAAATTCTGGCCCTTGAGATGGGGGGCAACAATCCGATGGTGATTGAGTCTTACGATCAGCTGGACGCGGCGGTCAATCTGGTGATTCAGTCGGCGTTTATCTCATCGGGACAGCGCTGTACGTGTGCGCGTCGGCTGCTGGTCAGACAGGGGGCGGATGGGGATCGCCTGATTGAGCGGCTGGTGGCGGTCACACGGCAGATTCGTGTGGATCGCTGGGATGCCGAGCCACAACCATTTATGGGGGCGGTGGTGTCGAATCAAGCCGCCGATGCTTTGCTGGAGACGCAACAGTATTTGTGTGATTTAGGGGCGAAACCGTTATTGACCATGACCCGGCCTGACCCGGATACCGCACTGCTCACCCCCGGCATACTGGATGTTTCTGAAGTGGATCAATTGCCGGATGAAGAATATTTCGGGCCGCTGCTCAGTGTGATGCGTTACCAGACGCTGGTAGAAGCCATCGGGATCGCCAATCAGACCCGCTTTGGATTATCGGCCGGGATTATTTCGACGCAGCGTGACGACTATGAACAATTTGCCGCGACCATTCGCGCCGGGATTGTCAACTGGAATCGGCCGCTGACCGGCGCGGCTCCCACGGCACCATTCGGTGGTATCGGCGCTTCGGGGAACCATCGTCCGAGTGCCTTTTATAGTGCTGATTTCTGTGCATGGCCGATGGCTTCGGTTGAAGCGGAACAACTCACGATGCCGGAATCGGTTTCTCCGGGGCTGGATTTTTCCGCCCCGGCGGATACATCTGCATAAGCTGTTGTTGAAAGAACTGTTGTTGAAACGACTGTTGTTGAAAGGAATGTGTTGTTGAAGGGAACGTGGTGAAGGAGAAATGGAAATGACACAAAACAAGCCATCGTCAATGCCTGCTGTTGAAGTCAATTTTGACGGCTTGGTCGGATTAACCCATAACTATGCCGGTCTGTCGTTCGGCAATGTGGCTTCCACCAGCAACAAAAGTCAGGCCGCCAATCCCAAACTGGCCGCACTGCAAGGATTGCAGAAGATGAAAGCATTAGCGGATAGCGGATTCAAACAGGGGGTGCTGCCACCACAAGAACGCCCCTGCATCCCGACATTACGCCGCTTAGGGTTTTCCGGGACCGATGCGCAGGTGCTGACGCAGGCTGCCCGGCAAGCCCCGCATATTCTGACAGCGGTGAGTTCCGCTTCTTCGATGTGGGTTGCCAATGCGGCTACGGTTTCTCCGTCGGCAGATACACAAGATCGACGGGTTCATTTCACGGTCGCCAATCTAAACAACAAGTTCCACCGGGCGATTGAAGCCGAGACCACGGGCAATGCGCTGCGCCGTATTTTTGCCGACCCGGATCATTTTGCTCATCACGCCGCACTGCCACAGCAAGCGATCATGGGAGATGAAGGCGCTGCCAACCATAATCGCCTGTGTCAGCATTACGGGGCCGCAGGTGTCGAAGTGTTCGTCTATGGCCGTCAGGTGTATGGCGGGCGGGTCGAACCCAAACGTTACCCGGCCCGCCAGACGCGTGAGGCCAGTGAAGCGATTGCTCGCTTGCATCAGTTGGATCCGGCAAGGACGGTGTTTGTGCAGCAAAATCCAGAAGTGATTGACCAAGGGGTGTTTCATAATGATGTGATTGCGGTCAGTAATGGCCCGGTGTTGTTCTATCATCAGGAAGCATTTCTTAATCCATCGGCGGCATTTGCGGAGATGCAGGCCAAGCTTGCTGCTGTCGCGTGTGAATTGATGCCGGTTGAAGTCCCGAGTGCACAGGTCTCAGTTGCTGACGCAGTTAACACTTATCTGTTTAATAGCCAGCTTTTAACTAAAGCCGATGGTAAAATGCTGATTGTCGTCCCGCAGGAAGCCCGGGAACATGAAGGGGTGTGGCGCTATCTTTCTGAACTGATCCAAAGTAACGGTCCGATCGATGCAGTGCAGGTATTCAATTTACGGGAAAGTATGCGTAATGGCGGCGGTCCGGCTTGTTTACGTCTGCGTGTTGTGTTGAATGAAGCTGAAATTCAGGCGACTAATCCGCATGTATTGATGAGCGACGAGGTTTACCGGACGCTTACGAATTGGGTTGAGAGACATTATCGCGATCGCCTGTCGGAACATGATCTGGCTGATCCTCAGTTGTTGCTCGAAAACCAGACTGCGCTGGATGAGTTAACCCGGATTCTGCATTTAGGATCCATCTATCCGTTCCAGCGTTAACCGGCAGGAAAGGAGAACAGGATGAAGGATTTTCTGCACACAACGTTACAGGGGCAACCGCCGGCTGAAACCGCCGGAGAAAACGATTATTTAACTTGGCAGTGGCTGGCGGATGGTGTGTTACTGCTGGCGCCGAAAGTCGCAGCCACAGACGTCAAACATGTGTTGATCTCGGCGGGGGTGCATGGCAATGAGACGGCACCGATTGAAATTCTGTCACGGCATGTGAACCGCTTACTGAGCGGGGAAATGCCCTTAGCGGTACGGTTATTGGTCGTATTCGGCAATCCGGATGCGATTCGGGCCGGGGTACGTTATCAAACGGTGGATTTGAACCGATTGTTTCATGGTTATCACCGGAATTATCCGGCATGTCCGGAGACTGAGCGTGCTGTGGTGCTGGAGCATATCGTGGAGACGTTTTTTGCCGATACCGGCACCGAGCGATTTCATTTTGATCTGCACACGGCGATCCGTGAGTCTTTTCACGTCCGCTTCGGTGTACTGCCGCAAAAGACACTGGCCTCAGATGATTTTCTCCACGGTTTGATCGGTATGGGGCTGGAAGCCTTGGTGATCAATCCGATCCCCGGCGGTACGTTCAGTTATTACACCCATGCAGCGTTGCAAGTGCAGAGCTGTACGCTTGAACTCGGTAAAGCCCGTCCCTTCGGTGAAAATGATCTCAGCCAGTTTGCCGCAGCTGATACGGCATTGGGGTGTTTTATTCGCGGGGAAGCATTTTCTGCCGATATGTTAGCGCCGATTAAGGTGTATCAGGTCGCGCGTGAACTGAAAAAACTGTCGGATAATTTTCACTTTATTGATGTCAGTGACGATGCAAAGAACTTTACTTGCTTCACGCAAGGGACGGTAATCGCACAGGATGAGGATGTGACTTATCGGGTTGAACGCGCCAACGAGTGGCTGATTTTCCCCAATGCCGGGGTGAAGACCGGTCTGCGTGCCGGTCTGATGCTGGCAGAGGCCGATCTCGATGCGTTAATGTGAGTCAGGGGGCTGAGTCCCCTTCGGGGAACAGCGATGACTCATCCTGCCCGGGCGGGAGCCGATGTGAGGGGTTACCTTGCGGTTCGACTCGGTTTCTGCCTTGTTGCTTGGCCCGATAGAGACGTTTATCGGCCATTCGGTAAAGTGCTTCAAATGTTTCAGCATGCGTGCGGGTTGCAATCCCGAAGCTGGCGGTCAGATAAATCTCCAGTGTTTCGTGACAAAATGGTGTTTGTGCAATGATGTCCCGTAAATTTTCGGTATAGGCACTCGCCTGTTCTCCATTGGTATCGGGAAGTAATATCACCATTTCTTCACCGCCCCACCGTGCAATGACATCATGCTCGCGGGTATGACGTTTGAGCAGTTTTGCCATATGTATCAGCGCAAGATCACCGATATGATGTCCGTGTGAGTCATTAATTCTTTTGAAGTGATCGATATCCATCATGACGAAACTGAGCGGTTTTTGGGTCCGGTTTGACTGCTGAATGCAGTGATGGCCCGCTGCCAGAAGTGAACGTCTGTTGAACAGATTCGTTAATGGATCATATGACGATAGATATTCTGCCGTGATTCTTTGTTGCTCCACATCTTTTAACCGATAAGCCACGATCACGGCCAGAATAATCGCTTCAAATACCACCCCGAATACAGCACCGTTATAGCTGTAATAGTTATAGGGAATCAATCCCCATACTGACAGTGTCGTAATCAGCAGGCCTAACATGCTGCATAAGACCGCAATCAGAAAATACCGAGTGTCTTTGGTTTTGTTCAGGTTTAATCCCCCCAGTAAGATCATGATCATGGTCGTCAGTGAGAGAAACTTAAACGCAAGTTTGGTCGCCCAAAAGTGCATGTTTAAGCTGATCAGAACCACCATCGCCAGAATTCCCAGACCACTATAGATCAGTAACGCTAAATTCAGTTTGGGAGTGGTTTGATGGATACGCAGAAAGTGAGACACAAAGATTAAGCCGGAGACCCCATGAAAAACCATCATGATTAGGGTGAGATTATTTTCAATCAGCAGTGAATTGGGATACAGCCAAGCAAAGCCATAGCCGTTATAAGAAATATTGACGATGATAAAACAGCTGATATAGAGCGAATAGAAAAGAGCATCCAACTGTTTGATGGAAAAGTACAGGACAAGGTTCATGCCGACCAAGGCCAGCAACACGCCATATAAGAGCCCGGATGTGACATGGATTTGCGAATCGAGGGCTCTGGATTGATAAGCGTCGAGTAAAGCAATGGGAAGGGTTAATGGGTCAAAAGACTGACCACGGATGAAAATCTGACTTTTCCCCGGCGGGATCTTCATATCGAACACAAAGCCGATGCCGGGCAGCAGCTGTGCGTCGGCGAACTGATGATCACCGGAATGCCATGTCTGAATCAAACCCTGATCATTGACTAAATAAATGGTCAGATCATCCACCCAGGCTTGCGCGGCATTGAGGCGGCGATATTGTTCAACCCGGGTATCATTTTGTACGTCTAACTGAATCCACGTGGCGTGTTTATTGATACCAAATGACATAAAGTCTTGAGGCGGGTGCTGAACCTTTCCGGTCTGAAAGCGTTGTCTGGCTTGCGCAAGCGATATCGGGGTTGTGGTCTCCTCGTGAAAATAAGCGATGTCGGTCAGTAAGGTCGGGATGCTATTGTGCGGGCTTGTCATTGCCAAAACATTTTGACAATCAACGATCAGTAAAAAAATAATTAATACAAAGCGCACCATCATATTGATTGATTCTATTTTATCTTTTCGACGAGAGATTGAGGTGGAAACATCACATCACTTGGCATGATTTGAATGAGATGATGATGTGTCATACGAGCATTATCCAGAGATAATGCCATGATTTAAAATAGGTGAACTGGCTTTGGGGATGGTTATTTTTAATTATCTCAATAGCGATACAATTTACATGATTTATCTTGCACTTGAGTAAAAGACGTTGTGCAAATTGCGTCTGTTTGTCTATGGATAAATGTCTATGAACGAATGCGCGGTCGTGCATCGGGTGAACCGAGCAATGTGTGATTCAAGCGCGTTTGAGTGGCAGATGAATCGTAAATGTGCTGCCTTCGCCCACGATGGAAGCAACCTCAATACATCCCCTGTGTTTTTCGATAATGCCATAAGTGACTGAAAGTCCCAGTCCGGTGCCTTTGCCGACGGGTTTGGTGGTGAAAAATGGATCAAAAATATGGGGAATCATTTTCTCATCAATGCCGATACCATTATCACTAATCGTAATAACGACCTGATCCGCCACCACGGTCGTTTGGATAATAATGGTGCCCCAATCGGGAATGGCTTGCACAGCGTTGACCAACAGATTGAGAAAGACCTGATTGAGCTGAGAGGGCAGACATTCGATCGGGGGTAATAGGCCATATTGGCGTATCACTTCTGCTTTGAATTTGATTTCATTCCAGACCACGTTGAGTGTACTGTCGATGCAAGTATGGATATCAACGGTTTGCCATTCACTATTGCCGGGACGCGAAAAGTCGCGCAAGTCTCGTACAATTCTTCGAACGCGTGCCACACCGTCGATGGATTCGTTCACCAGCGTGATAATGTCAGTCCGCAGATAGTCGATATCAATGCTGCGTTTATAAGCATCGAGCCGGGCTTGATTTTCAGGGGATAACTCCGCTTCATATTGAGCATATTGGTCATGCAGTGCCAATAATTGCTCCACATAGCCTTTGAGCATATCAAGGTTAGAATTCACAAACCCGATCGGGTTGTTCACTTCATGGGCAACACCTGCCGCCAATTGACCAATGGATGCCAGTTTCTCAGACTGCAGTAGTTGATTGTGGGCATCCTCCAGCTTTTTGATTAATTTACGCTGCTCTTCGCGTTCCTGAGTTAAGTCACGGTTGATCCGCTCATTTTCATGTAGTGCTGATTCGAGTTCAGCCGTACGACGACGCACTTGGTTTTCCAGCATGACTGTATCCTGAAACAGACTGTAGTTGCCGGACTGTTTGTTTGCCTCACGTTCTGCTCTGTCCATCAGTGACGTGACAACTTTATTGAGGCGGCGTATCTCCTGACGCAGAGCGGCTTCATTTTCTTCCGCGTCAGTCATTGGCATGTTCCTCGTCTCCGAATTTTATCTCATCACCAAAAACAATCCCTGTCAGGGTTTGATTGATGTGGACCCCCCCAAATTGTTCACCATAGGTACTGAATCCGACGGCGTTATATTGATGGAGCAACTTACCGACGGCTGCTTTGCTTCCGTTGCGGGTTGCCTCCAGATTACGCAAGATGCAGTCACACACTAACATGCCCTGAATATGCGTGACGTGGTCTTCCAACGCTTTCAACGTCGCGGTTAATTTATCGAGCATATTTTCGCCATGAGCTACTCTGAGTACGACACCTTCATCGATGGCACAATAGAAAGTCAGGCTACCATCCGGGTTCGCATGTTGAATCGAGCGAACAAAATCAGTGCCGTCGATCATCACCACCACGGGCCAAGCGGCAAAATGGTTCGAGTTGAGTTGTTCCGGGTCAACGTCCACGAGGCGGGCGTATTCTGCGGCTGCCGGGAGCCCGTTAATTTCTTTGACAATACGGTTCTTGGCATCGACTTCCGTAACCACCATTCGTTCATGGCCGGAAATAAAGTGCTGTGTCTTAAACAGGTGAATCGCGAGAGAGGTATTGATCAGTACCAGCGTTGCACTATCGGTATGAAATTGCCCGTCGGCAAAGACCCAAGTCTGTTTGAATTTCAATTCGTCGCCGGCAGAACCACCAAACATCCGGATATGCCCGAGCCCGTCTTGTAAAGCGT
This window harbors:
- a CDS encoding sensor domain-containing diguanylate cyclase codes for the protein MTSPHNSIPTLLTDIAYFHEETTTPISLAQARQRFQTGKVQHPPQDFMSFGINKHATWIQLDVQNDTRVEQYRRLNAAQAWVDDLTIYLVNDQGLIQTWHSGDHQFADAQLLPGIGFVFDMKIPPGKSQIFIRGQSFDPLTLPIALLDAYQSRALDSQIHVTSGLLYGVLLALVGMNLVLYFSIKQLDALFYSLYISCFIIVNISYNGYGFAWLYPNSLLIENNLTLIMMVFHGVSGLIFVSHFLRIHQTTPKLNLALLIYSGLGILAMVVLISLNMHFWATKLAFKFLSLTTMIMILLGGLNLNKTKDTRYFLIAVLCSMLGLLITTLSVWGLIPYNYYSYNGAVFGVVFEAIILAVIVAYRLKDVEQQRITAEYLSSYDPLTNLFNRRSLLAAGHHCIQQSNRTQKPLSFVMMDIDHFKRINDSHGHHIGDLALIHMAKLLKRHTREHDVIARWGGEEMVILLPDTNGEQASAYTENLRDIIAQTPFCHETLEIYLTASFGIATRTHAETFEALYRMADKRLYRAKQQGRNRVEPQGNPSHRLPPGQDESSLFPEGDSAP
- the astA gene encoding arginine N-succinyltransferase — protein: MMVIRPVARSDRKAITELATQTGVGFTSLQNNESQLNDRIERMRRTWEQQAPLAEQGYLFVLEDSDSGKVVGISGIEAAIGLNEPWYNYRVGTLVHASKALDVYTQMPTLFLSNDHTGYSELCTLFLDPAYRHSKNGHLLSKSRLLFIATFQDRFATKLIAEMRGVSDQDGHSPFWESLGRHFFAIDFAHADYLTGVGQKSFIAELMPKHPLYVDFLSDEARDVIAQVHPSTLPARKILESEGMRYEGYVDIFDAGPTLEAYIDDLRVVRKSQTREVQVSETETTGPVHCLIGNQSFTDYRAILGTPVVTESHISLTSTQAQALHVTEGDTVRLAPLFAQENIS
- a CDS encoding arginine N-succinyltransferase; this translates as MIIFRPAQLSDIQQIERLAYESGPMVYTLPAQRSHLIKKVEQSIDSFRQAVFSPGEERYFFVLEETLTGQILGTGAINALAGYQEPFYALRNDILIHSSRELKVHSRIHALTMTHDLSDHSQLCSFYIIPSLRESLYPALITLGRLLFMSIHPERFTTDWLAVIPGVADEKGRAPFWEHVGRKFFRIDYNQVEYYNGTRDKTFIAELMPHHPLYVPLIHEEAQAVMGQVHPDAALQCGLLSGQGFEPDKYVEIFDAGPILTANRNTLDIWQHHKLCRVKVVETLPQRRKYLIGISDETDFRAVMGEGWLEGSTLLLMPQTLQAFAANPHHKIETDRQFWCFPVSDQTETCL
- a CDS encoding expansin EXLX1 family cellulose-binding protein, producing MQKTSNLLFIMGVVLCGSSFADTSTHTGEGTFYGYGGGGNCSFPKPDDSIYTAAMNAVDYNGSAACGAVIEVTNLNTNQTVTVRIDDQCPECKKGDVDLDQDAFAEISPLQAGRIPISWKYVENERAGNMKLHFKGGSSQWWTAIQVRDHKYPITAVAYRISGSGNDYTPLERKPYNYFLKNDGFGVGPYDFRVTDFWGQTVEVKSVPLILDSEIDTAMQLPTHH
- the astD gene encoding succinylglutamate-semialdehyde dehydrogenase, which gives rise to MSQPSLYIHGVWSDGHGDEFEKRNPATNAVIWSAKAAAPDDVEQAVMAARQAFPVWSQTPLAERLVLLEQFVARLDERKEELAEVIAQETGKVRWEALTEVQGMMNKVQVSIQAYHERTGEKVTDIAGGKAVLRHRPHGVLAVFGPYNFPGHLPNGHIVPALIAGNCVVFKPSELTPWTAQLTLEIWHSAGLPAGVINLVQGGKDTGITLSSHPQIDGLLFTGSANTGYHLHRQMGGQPEKILALEMGGNNPMVIESYDQLDAAVNLVIQSAFISSGQRCTCARRLLVRQGADGDRLIERLVAVTRQIRVDRWDAEPQPFMGAVVSNQAADALLETQQYLCDLGAKPLLTMTRPDPDTALLTPGILDVSEVDQLPDEEYFGPLLSVMRYQTLVEAIGIANQTRFGLSAGIISTQRDDYEQFAATIRAGIVNWNRPLTGAAPTAPFGGIGASGNHRPSAFYSADFCAWPMASVEAEQLTMPESVSPGLDFSAPADTSA
- the astE gene encoding succinylglutamate desuccinylase gives rise to the protein MKDFLHTTLQGQPPAETAGENDYLTWQWLADGVLLLAPKVAATDVKHVLISAGVHGNETAPIEILSRHVNRLLSGEMPLAVRLLVVFGNPDAIRAGVRYQTVDLNRLFHGYHRNYPACPETERAVVLEHIVETFFADTGTERFHFDLHTAIRESFHVRFGVLPQKTLASDDFLHGLIGMGLEALVINPIPGGTFSYYTHAALQVQSCTLELGKARPFGENDLSQFAAADTALGCFIRGEAFSADMLAPIKVYQVARELKKLSDNFHFIDVSDDAKNFTCFTQGTVIAQDEDVTYRVERANEWLIFPNAGVKTGLRAGLMLAEADLDALM
- a CDS encoding DinB family protein → MNLKHDFELFAAYNQRMNIQIYQAAQRLSATEVQRDRGAFFGSIIGTLNHICVADILWLQRFATHPSCISVLRAVADLPRPTGLDQILFEDLGHLSERRIWLDQQIINWISELNDKDLVSALSYSNSKGIAANKRFSSLICHFFNHQTHHRGQVSTLLSQAGVDIGVTDLLVQIPEEI
- the astB gene encoding N-succinylarginine dihydrolase, translating into MPAVEVNFDGLVGLTHNYAGLSFGNVASTSNKSQAANPKLAALQGLQKMKALADSGFKQGVLPPQERPCIPTLRRLGFSGTDAQVLTQAARQAPHILTAVSSASSMWVANAATVSPSADTQDRRVHFTVANLNNKFHRAIEAETTGNALRRIFADPDHFAHHAALPQQAIMGDEGAANHNRLCQHYGAAGVEVFVYGRQVYGGRVEPKRYPARQTREASEAIARLHQLDPARTVFVQQNPEVIDQGVFHNDVIAVSNGPVLFYHQEAFLNPSAAFAEMQAKLAAVACELMPVEVPSAQVSVADAVNTYLFNSQLLTKADGKMLIVVPQEAREHEGVWRYLSELIQSNGPIDAVQVFNLRESMRNGGGPACLRLRVVLNEAEIQATNPHVLMSDEVYRTLTNWVERHYRDRLSEHDLADPQLLLENQTALDELTRILHLGSIYPFQR
- a CDS encoding ATP-binding protein, with protein sequence MTDAEENEAALRQEIRRLNKVVTSLMDRAEREANKQSGNYSLFQDTVMLENQVRRRTAELESALHENERINRDLTQEREEQRKLIKKLEDAHNQLLQSEKLASIGQLAAGVAHEVNNPIGFVNSNLDMLKGYVEQLLALHDQYAQYEAELSPENQARLDAYKRSIDIDYLRTDIITLVNESIDGVARVRRIVRDLRDFSRPGNSEWQTVDIHTCIDSTLNVVWNEIKFKAEVIRQYGLLPPIECLPSQLNQVFLNLLVNAVQAIPDWGTIIIQTTVVADQVVITISDNGIGIDEKMIPHIFDPFFTTKPVGKGTGLGLSVTYGIIEKHRGCIEVASIVGEGSTFTIHLPLKRA